The Xylocopa sonorina isolate GNS202 chromosome 10, iyXylSono1_principal, whole genome shotgun sequence genome contains the following window.
AGAATTATGTACTACAATGCTTACTAGCTAGTATTTTTTGTTACCTACATCTCGCCCCAAAACACCCAATTCTTCAAAAACTCCTCGTATTAAGTTTCATGGCACCGTCGATTTTGGGCATCTGTCCAGTTCCGGTAAGTTTAATCGAATATATATTCGCTTAGATTTGATACCATCGCATGTTAAAAAGAGCTATATTACGATAGATCTTGGTATCTGCACGTGTATAGAATAACTGAAcctttacattttttaaattttcgcAACGCCGTTAGAGTACCTGGAAAGTGTGCTCCTCTTTACAGACTTTTTTCAGGCAGCTCGTCAACTTTCCAGGCAGCTCGGTATACATAGCGTTGATTTACATCTAAATAAGTAGATGTACATATATACCCTAATGGTACTGGAGTGCACGCCAATTGAATATACATAATCTTTTCAGGCGCAAGTCCTCTATCACGCGCCAGTGTTTGCGGCACTTCTTCCATTGGCTGTATGCAAGTTCGTCATTTGGTACAACGGTATGACCATGCTAAAGACGATTTATCTGGGCTACCAGCACGCTCACAACTTCATAAGCAACTACGGGCTGTCCGCGCTCGCTGAAACCGAATGGATACGATTGAACGTACCATGCGTGTTACGCACGTTCTGGATGTTGCGTGTGGGAGGACAAGTGTTTCAGATCCTTGAAAATCATCACGTTGAGGAGACGTTCACCTATTACGTGATGCTCAGAACTCTGTTGGTGAACAGCTGCGAGACCTTGACGGCGGTACTGGGATTAACCAGTATAATCTCGTCCATTTGCCATTACATCGGTTGTCTCTTTCAATGGGTGCTGCTAACGGAGGACGGCGATGACACGAGTATCGGTACCGTGTCCGCGATTCTGTTCTACATGCTGGCCCTTCAAACCGGACTGACCAGTTTGGACAGGGAGAAACGTTTGGTCAGGCTGTGCCGAAATTTTTGCTTACTGTTCACAGCAGTACTACATTTCGTCCACAATATCGTGAACCCCCTATTGATGTCTCTCAGCGCCTCTCACAATCCCGCCTTCCATAGACACCTTCGCGCCTTGGCGGTCTGCGCGTTCTTAATTCTCTTCCCCGTATCATTATTGGTATACCTATGGTCCCATTATACCGTCAGCACGTGGTTACTGGCCGTATCCGTGTTTAGTATCGAGCTGATAGTAAAAGTGTTGGTCTCACTCGCGATCTACTCCCTCTTTCTGATAGACGCCTATCGTCGCGTATTTTGGGAACAGCTGGACGATTGCGTGTACATAATACGATCGTTTGGCAACACCATTGAGTTCGCGTTCGGCATCTTTTTGTTCTTCAACGGCTTCTGGATTCTAGTCTTCGAGTCTGGCGGAACGATCCGCGCCATCATGATGTGCATACACGCCTACTTCAACATATGGTGCGAGGCGAAAGCTGGATGGAGCGTGTTCATGAAGCGACGGTCAGCCGTGAACAAGATTAATTCCCTTCCCGAAGCGAAAACGGAGCAACTTCGTATGCTGGATGACGTCTGCGCTATTTGCTATCAAGAGATGCAAAGCGCGAAGATTACACGCTGTAATCATTACTTCCATAGCGTCTGTTTAAGAAAATGGCTGTACGTGCAAGATCGTTGTCCGTTGTGCCACGACGTGTTGTACAAAGTCGAGAAGAACCATAACAATAGGAACAACGAAGTTCTCGCCACTGAACAAGGAACGCAGCTACATGCTGAGGACAACATCTTCCAACGAATGAACGAGGACAGGTGAAAAGACGCATAATTCCATCGATTGTGATATGTGTGTATATCATACAGACGAACTGTTATAAATctgaaaaaacagaaaaaaaaacattTAAAATCATATAAGGCATTGATCTCCAAAAAATCTAGCCTCGGAAAAGGTTTTGTTTCTCGTGCAAGTCATTCAAATTCTAGTACACCGATACACAATGTACTCTAATCGCGGCTATGAGACAACGTTGTCAATCAGCGTGTGTCACTCCGTTACCGTTTTCATGTTTACCTTACAAAATAATTTCTTATGACATCAAAAGTTTCCAGTTCTTAGAATCAAGATCGCTCGCGAGTACTCGACTTGCTTTTTACCGTTCAAGCTTCCGTGCATGCGTCAGTGCTTACTCTTCCATTTTTAATGTAGCATTCTACTACTCTACGATTGCGTACACCGCGCctgttaattaaaattaaaagcgAAAAGCTCGTGTCGTTTGTTCATTAGAATAAACGTCCTTAAACACAATCAGCGAAATTGCTATCTATTTTTATCGAAGCGCGGAATACTTTACTTTAAGTATCTGGAAAGATTACATCAGAAAGATAGTAGTAGACGGTGTGATCTATTGTTTATGATCTCGTACAAAATCTTTttgtaatagagatctacttgGTGATAAAACGGAGATGATGAAATCATTGTTGATGTGTAACGAATATACGAGGCACCAGGTGTGTGTCGCCCGGTGTAACAGGATTTAATCATTCTTAGCTTCTTTCGAAATCGATAGAGGAAAGCAAACAGGACTTTATATTAATATAGTAACTGTATTAGTCCTAGAAACTAACGGTCTGGTACCAAATTTCTATGTAATTGCGTCGTAGGCTAACGGTGGCAAGCCTTTCATACCGGCGGAAAGCGGAGAGTGTACTAACCGACACGCTAGAAGTTGGACAAAAAAGTAATTGTAATATTTGACACGCGCGCGTAAAAAGGTTCGCCACCGCTGACGTAGCCGATTTTCTATTTCGTGTACGCGCATTTTACTACTTCGAACGGGGACGTTCACCTCGTCAAGGATGCAAGAAGTTCTCTTTCTTTCAAGTTGGATCACTTTCTCTATCTCGATTCGAATCCACAAGCCTCTGTGATAGTTAGACGATGGCGAAAAATTATAAGATCTAATTTATTGCAACAAAGCATCATTTACTTATTACACAATTTAATAACGACCGTATAAAGTTTCGTTTGTAAGATCTAATCATCTCCAATAAATGTTATATTTTTAAATCATTATTTTTCTCGCGGTCCAAAACTGTATCATATACTTTCCAGATGCTCCTTGATATTAAGCCTGTTGCGGCCCTCGGATCGCTTTCGACTGAATCCTGTTCTCCTTCCATTAAAACACCATCCAGTTTCCAGACAAGTATGAAAAACTCGCTACTACTATGCAtaattttacatttttatttatattgatGTTCGtcatgtttcttcttttttaatcaGGATGATTTCGTTTCGAAGGAATTAAAGTACACAAGCTGGGGTCCATCAAATTTCGATGATCATAAGCACACCGTTAACAGAACATTGCATCAATCAATGTCACAGCTTAATGCATCAACTTAGGATCTCGCTCTGCCATGGAGGCTATCCCACGTGCAACTGGGTGAAGGGCACGTTATCACACGTAGCTACCAATTACACGTCCAATTTTAGATCCGCCAACATTTCCGTCTCCCAGCTCGACTTAATCACTGACTAAACGCACCAACGTTAAACATGAAGATAGAGATTACTTTCGCGTCATTATCGCCGCTAACATTGACAATGGAAGATAAAAAGAACGTATTCGTCCAATAGACATTAAATGCGAGATGAAGGCCGCCAGAAGAGAAAGCAGGATGTTAAATCGAGGGGAATTTTTGTTTACTTCCAATTTTCGATAACGACCGGAGCTGCTGGTGGGCACGTACACTTTCGCAGCCGACGACTCCCCTCTTCAGCGCTCGTTGCAATTGCAGACCGCTGCTTGATCTCCGAAAGTCCACTGCTCGATCTCAGTCTAGCGCGTAACGCCGCTGAGCGAGGGTGCGATTCGTTt
Protein-coding sequences here:
- the Trc8 gene encoding TRC8 ring finger protein → MDTTMRERFLNFADIIIRVPPLFIIDELLRIGLGLSSDNVVLDITEHSYKLSKVTDNTVNTMTPSSMSEPFNFEYLVYKMHFIILLKFLCCCLGCIAAICTFMLWTKHLIVVYLYLIPVGAIFISYWSNFSTMRAIITYMDLHKSTTSILDDILNLNLKYILNDGPGLLVIQNYVLQCLLASIFCYLHLAPKHPILQKLLVLSFMAPSILGICPVPAQVLYHAPVFAALLPLAVCKFVIWYNGMTMLKTIYLGYQHAHNFISNYGLSALAETEWIRLNVPCVLRTFWMLRVGGQVFQILENHHVEETFTYYVMLRTLLVNSCETLTAVLGLTSIISSICHYIGCLFQWVLLTEDGDDTSIGTVSAILFYMLALQTGLTSLDREKRLVRLCRNFCLLFTAVLHFVHNIVNPLLMSLSASHNPAFHRHLRALAVCAFLILFPVSLLVYLWSHYTVSTWLLAVSVFSIELIVKVLVSLAIYSLFLIDAYRRVFWEQLDDCVYIIRSFGNTIEFAFGIFLFFNGFWILVFESGGTIRAIMMCIHAYFNIWCEAKAGWSVFMKRRSAVNKINSLPEAKTEQLRMLDDVCAICYQEMQSAKITRCNHYFHSVCLRKWLYVQDRCPLCHDVLYKVEKNHNNRNNEVLATEQGTQLHAEDNIFQRMNEDR